One genomic window of Drosophila subpulchrella strain 33 F10 #4 breed RU33 unplaced genomic scaffold, RU_Dsub_v1.1 Primary Assembly Seq40, whole genome shotgun sequence includes the following:
- the LOC119562213 gene encoding uncharacterized protein YJR142W isoform X4 produces the protein MERAATPLFGVRKYGVDINGYVRHPTLGLCIWLQQRSNTKETWPGKWDNMVGGGLSVGLGIKETAIKEAAEEASIPFHLVMNLVSAGCVSFYFESRQGLFPNTEYVFDLELPVDFVPQNADGEVQAFELLPAKECMERVFTSDFKTTSAPVVIDFLIRHGHITADDVVDFTQIVELLHVPLQSLYTYKAHLGQFQRQHQNLQGDTKNYRCLSFQKSMENGHKKAT, from the exons ATGGAACGAGCAGCAACACCGCTTTTTGGAGTGCGCAAGTATGGCGTCGATATCAACGGTTACGTGAGACATCCGACGCTTGGATTATGTATTTGGCTGCAGCAGCGATCCAATACAAAAGAGACATGGCCTGGAAAGTGGGACAATATGGTAGGCGGTGGACTTTCTGTAGGCCTTGGCATTAAGGAGACTGCAATTAAGGAAGCAGCTGAGGAGGCATCAATTCCTTTTCATCTTGTCATGAACTTGGTGTCCGCAGGATGTGTctcattttactttgaaagcCGGCAAGGGCTTTTTCCCAATACCGAATATGTTTTCGACCTAGAGCTACCGGTTGACTTTGTTCCGCAGAATGCTGACGGAGAGGTACAGGCTTTCGAGCTGCTTCCAGCCAAGGAGTGCATGGAGCGAGTATTTACTTCAGATTTCAAAACAACTTCAGCGCCTGTGGTCATTGATTTTCTTATCCGACACGGGCATATAACTGCTGATGATG TGGTAGACTTTACGCAAATCGTTGAGCTCTTGCACGTTCCCTTACAGTCCCTTTATACGTACAAGGCACATTTGGGACAGTTTCAAAGGCAACATCAGAATTTGCAGGGCGATACCAAAAATTACCGTTGTTTAAGCTTCCAAAAATCGATGGAGAATGGGCACAAAAAGGCAACTTAA
- the LOC119562213 gene encoding uncharacterized protein YJR142W isoform X1, translating into MSSSEVNISRLLILAQKFNNFYLKGFHKCDTRPFVVEGQQVGLIKSDVLKHLIKYPEVFCIRDCEQTKQGFVELNPAFRDYNERTEQLEKVLRNLRSEGLLPALQGWRDEYFEVKSERRALLKMERAATPLFGVRKYGVDINGYVRHPTLGLCIWLQQRSNTKETWPGKWDNMVGGGLSVGLGIKETAIKEAAEEASIPFHLVMNLVSAGCVSFYFESRQGLFPNTEYVFDLELPVDFVPQNADGEVQAFELLPAKECMERVFTSDFKTTSAPVVIDFLIRHGHITADDVVDFTQIVELLHVPLQSLYTYKAHLGQFQRQHQNLQGDTKNYRCLSFQKSMENGHKKAT; encoded by the exons GTTTTCATAAATGTGACACTCGGCCATTTGTAGTTGAGGGTCAACAAGTTGGTCTCATCAAGTCAGATGTTCTAAAGCATCTCATAAAGTATCCTGAAGTATTTTGCATCCGGGACTGCGAGCAAACCAAACAG gGGTTTGTTGAGCTGAATCCTGCATTCCGTGATTACAATGAGCGCACTGAGCAACTCGAAAAGGTATTGCGTAACCTACGTTCTGAGGGATTACTTCCTGCTTTACAGGGATGGAGGGATGAGTACTTTGAAGTAAAGTCGGAACGTAGGGCTCTACTGAAAATGGAACGAGCAGCAACACCGCTTTTTGGAGTGCGCAAGTATGGCGTCGATATCAACGGTTACGTGAGACATCCGACGCTTGGATTATGTATTTGGCTGCAGCAGCGATCCAATACAAAAGAGACATGGCCTGGAAAGTGGGACAATATGGTAGGCGGTGGACTTTCTGTAGGCCTTGGCATTAAGGAGACTGCAATTAAGGAAGCAGCTGAGGAGGCATCAATTCCTTTTCATCTTGTCATGAACTTGGTGTCCGCAGGATGTGTctcattttactttgaaagcCGGCAAGGGCTTTTTCCCAATACCGAATATGTTTTCGACCTAGAGCTACCGGTTGACTTTGTTCCGCAGAATGCTGACGGAGAGGTACAGGCTTTCGAGCTGCTTCCAGCCAAGGAGTGCATGGAGCGAGTATTTACTTCAGATTTCAAAACAACTTCAGCGCCTGTGGTCATTGATTTTCTTATCCGACACGGGCATATAACTGCTGATGATG TGGTAGACTTTACGCAAATCGTTGAGCTCTTGCACGTTCCCTTACAGTCCCTTTATACGTACAAGGCACATTTGGGACAGTTTCAAAGGCAACATCAGAATTTGCAGGGCGATACCAAAAATTACCGTTGTTTAAGCTTCCAAAAATCGATGGAGAATGGGCACAAAAAGGCAACTTAA
- the LOC119562213 gene encoding nudix hydrolase 20, chloroplastic isoform X2: MQSSISGLLFRGFHKCDTRPFVVEGQQVGLIKSDVLKHLIKYPEVFCIRDCEQTKQGFVELNPAFRDYNERTEQLEKVLRNLRSEGLLPALQGWRDEYFEVKSERRALLKMERAATPLFGVRKYGVDINGYVRHPTLGLCIWLQQRSNTKETWPGKWDNMVGGGLSVGLGIKETAIKEAAEEASIPFHLVMNLVSAGCVSFYFESRQGLFPNTEYVFDLELPVDFVPQNADGEVQAFELLPAKECMERVFTSDFKTTSAPVVIDFLIRHGHITADDVVDFTQIVELLHVPLQSLYTYKAHLGQFQRQHQNLQGDTKNYRCLSFQKSMENGHKKAT; this comes from the exons GTTTTCATAAATGTGACACTCGGCCATTTGTAGTTGAGGGTCAACAAGTTGGTCTCATCAAGTCAGATGTTCTAAAGCATCTCATAAAGTATCCTGAAGTATTTTGCATCCGGGACTGCGAGCAAACCAAACAG gGGTTTGTTGAGCTGAATCCTGCATTCCGTGATTACAATGAGCGCACTGAGCAACTCGAAAAGGTATTGCGTAACCTACGTTCTGAGGGATTACTTCCTGCTTTACAGGGATGGAGGGATGAGTACTTTGAAGTAAAGTCGGAACGTAGGGCTCTACTGAAAATGGAACGAGCAGCAACACCGCTTTTTGGAGTGCGCAAGTATGGCGTCGATATCAACGGTTACGTGAGACATCCGACGCTTGGATTATGTATTTGGCTGCAGCAGCGATCCAATACAAAAGAGACATGGCCTGGAAAGTGGGACAATATGGTAGGCGGTGGACTTTCTGTAGGCCTTGGCATTAAGGAGACTGCAATTAAGGAAGCAGCTGAGGAGGCATCAATTCCTTTTCATCTTGTCATGAACTTGGTGTCCGCAGGATGTGTctcattttactttgaaagcCGGCAAGGGCTTTTTCCCAATACCGAATATGTTTTCGACCTAGAGCTACCGGTTGACTTTGTTCCGCAGAATGCTGACGGAGAGGTACAGGCTTTCGAGCTGCTTCCAGCCAAGGAGTGCATGGAGCGAGTATTTACTTCAGATTTCAAAACAACTTCAGCGCCTGTGGTCATTGATTTTCTTATCCGACACGGGCATATAACTGCTGATGATG TGGTAGACTTTACGCAAATCGTTGAGCTCTTGCACGTTCCCTTACAGTCCCTTTATACGTACAAGGCACATTTGGGACAGTTTCAAAGGCAACATCAGAATTTGCAGGGCGATACCAAAAATTACCGTTGTTTAAGCTTCCAAAAATCGATGGAGAATGGGCACAAAAAGGCAACTTAA